The following are from one region of the Quercus robur chromosome 1, dhQueRobu3.1, whole genome shotgun sequence genome:
- the LOC126725896 gene encoding vacuolar fusion protein MON1 homolog has product MSSDSSSTSGDEFTNPSPNPNSTSKPLEDQFASAALTEPDNEPPEIQESPNGVANGSVGENSHGEIESNEREGAVGSNLEARQSVRWRRTNSEVEVEAPSSPSSSGYAGERGSSSGSGSSGGFDMIGGGIGGGDDEEIQEVSNVDSIQDSQASWMPGKRHVDEDDASLSWRKRKKHFFILSNSGKPIYSRYGDEHKLAGFSATLQAIISFVENGGDRVKLVRAGNHQVVFLVKGPIYLVCISCTEEPYESLRGQLELIYGQMLLILTKSVNRCFEKNPKFDMTPLLGGTDVVFSSLIHSFSWNPATFLHAYTCLPLAYATRQAAGAILQDVADSGVLFAILMCKHKVISLVGAQKASLHPDDMLLLANFVMSSESFRTSESFSPICLPRYNPMAFLYAYVHYLDVDTYLMLLTTSSDAFYHLKDCRIRIEMVLLRSNVLSEVQRSMLDGGMHVEELPTDPLPRSGTLSPHLGQPRDSLESLREPFVGIGGPAGLWHFMYRSIFLDQYVSSEFSPPINSPRKQKRLYRAYQNLYASMHDKGIGPHKTQFRRDENYVLLCWVTQDFELYAAFDPLADKAVAIKTCNRVCQWVKDVENEIFLLGASPFSW; this is encoded by the exons ATGTCCTCCGATTCCAGCTCAACCTCCGGCGACGAATTCACCAACCCTAGCCCTAACCCTAATTCCACCTCCAAACCACTCGAAGATCAATTCGCATCGGCCGCATTGACCGAGCCCGACAACGAACCGCCGGAGATTCAAGAATCCCCAAACGGTGTCGCGAATGGTTCCGTTGGCGAGAACAGTCACGGGGAGATCGAAAGCAATGAACGAGAAGGAGCGGTTGGGAGCAATTTGGAGGCGAGGCAGAGTGTGAGGTGGAGGAGGACGAATTCGGAGGTGGAAGTGGAGGCGCCGTCGAGCCCGAGTAGCAGTGGGTACGCCGGTGAAAGGGGCAGCAGTAGTGGCAGTGGGAGTAGTGGCGGGTTCGACATGATTGGCGGTGGGATTGGTGGCGGCGACGATGAGGAGATACAGGAAGTCAGCAATGTCGATTCCATTCAGGATTCTCAGGCCTCCTGGATGCCTGGAAAGCGTCACGTCGACGAG GATGATGCTTCCCTATCGtggagaaaaaggaagaagcaCTTCTTTATTTTAAGTAACTCAGGCAAACCAATATATTCCAG ATATGGGGATGAACACAAGCTAGCAGGATTTTCAGCAACATTACAGGCTATAATTTCCTTCGTGGAGAACGG GGGGGATCGTGTCAAATTGGTCAGGGCAGGAAATCACCAG GTGGTTTTTCTTGTGAAAGGACCCATTTACTTAGTTTGCATTAGCTGCACAGAAGAACCCTATGAGTCATTGAGGGGGCAACTGGAGCTAATATATGGTCAG ATGCTTCTTATTCTAACGAAGTCAGTAAATAGGTGTTTCGAGAAGAACCCAAAGTTTGATATGACACCTTTGCTTGGAGGGACAGATGTTGTCTTCTCATCTTTAATCCACTCTTTCAGTTG GAATCCGGCTACATTTCTTCATGCATACACTTGTCTTCCCCTGGCTTATGCAACGAGGCAAGCTGCAGGTGCTATATTGCAAGATGTTGCCGATTCTGGTGTTCTATTTGCAATATTAATGTGTAAACACAAG GTTATCAGTCTTGTTGGTGCTCAAAAAGCTTCTCTTCATCCTGATGATATGTTACTACTTGCCAACTTTGTCATGTCATCAGAATCATTTAG GACTTCTGAATCATTTTCACCAATCTGCCTGCCAAGATATAATCCCATGGCATTTTTGTATGCTTATGTCCATTATCTTGAT GTTGACACATACTTGATGTTGCTTACTACTAGTTCAGATGCCTTTTATCATCTTAAGGATTGCAG GATTCGTATTGAAATGGTCCTTTTGAGGTCAAATGTTCTTAGCGAAGTTCAGAGATCCATGCTAGATGGAGGGATGCATGTTGAGGAATTGCCTACTGATCCATTACCTCGTTCTGGAACTTTATCTCCACATCTGGGCCAACCCAGAGATTCTCTTGAGAGTTTAAGAGAACCATTTGTTGGCATTGGTGGTCCTGCTGGACTTTGGCATTTCATGTACCGTAGTATATTTCTGGATCAATATGTATCTTCTGAGTTCTCACCACCAATTAATAGCCCACGTAAACAGAAAAG ATTATATAGGGCTTACCAGAACCTTTATGCTTCCATGCATGATAAAGGAATTGGGCCTCACAAAACTCAGTTTAGAAGAGATGAAAATTATG TTCTACTCTGTTGGGTCACCCAGGATTTTGAACTATATGCAGCATTTGATCCACTTGCAGACAAG GCAGTGGCGATAAAGACTTGCAACCGAGTTTGCCAATGGGTGAAAGACGtggaaaatgaaatatttttgctGGGAGCAAGCCCCTTTTCGTGGTGA
- the LOC126725904 gene encoding uncharacterized protein LOC126725904 has translation MAASKSYYARPSYRFLPNERDHHLGAPMAHDSAFELDESDMYNSVRSNSPEFRKQTTPSSRVSKKPSSKPSPAAERAVVVGATPSSLPVNIPDWSKILRDEYRDNNRYRDNADDDDEFDGNEESANGVRVPPHEFLAKQMARTRIASFSVHEGVGRTLKGRDLSRVRNAIWEKTGFQD, from the coding sequence atGGCCGCCAGTAAAAGCTACTATGCTCGTCCAAGCTACCGTTTCTTGCCGAACGAGCGCGACCACCACCTCGGCGCTCCGATGGCTCACGACTCGGCATTCGAACTCGACGAGTCGGATATGTACAACTCGGTCCGCTCCAACTCGCCCGAGTTCCGCAAACAAACCACTCCGAGTTCGCGCGTCTCCAAGAAGCCGTCCTCGAAGCCCTCGCCGGCGGCGGAGCGCGCTGTCGTCGTCGGAGCCACGCCGTCGTCGCTGCCGGTGAACATCCCGGACTGGTCGAAGATCCTGAGAGACGAGTACAGAGATAACAACCGGTACAGGGACAACGCCGACGACGACGACGAATTCGACGGCAACGAAGAGAGCGCGAACGGAGTGCGGGTCCCGCCGCACGAGTTTTTGGCGAAGCAGATGGCGAGGACGAGGATCGCTTCGTTCTCGGTGCACGAAGGCGTTGGGAGAACTCTGAAAGGAAGAGATCTCAGTAGGGTCCGAAATGCAATTTGGGAAAAAACTGGGTTCCaagattaa